One stretch of Clupea harengus chromosome 2, Ch_v2.0.2, whole genome shotgun sequence DNA includes these proteins:
- the LOC116222965 gene encoding E3 ubiquitin-protein ligase TRIM35-like: MDFKLEEDFTCSVCCEVFKDPVILSCSHCFCKVCLQKFWKTKISRECPVCRRRSSKEHPPPNLVLKNLCETFLQQRSQRASAGSEVLCNLHSEKLNLFCLEDKQPVCVVCRDSKTHKTYNFSPIDEAALDIKEELKIKLEPLRNKLKTFEEVKLIFDQTAAHIKTQALNTEKQIKEEFEKVHQFLQDEEAAKIAALREEEEQKSQIMKEKIEKMSREISSLSDTIRAIKEEMGADDIRFLQVRTTPTPECYSRAQCTLQDPERVSGPLINVAKHLGNLKFRVWEKMQETVQYTPVTLDPNTAHPWLILSEDLTSMRRGDEQQIPDNPERFDEYASVLGSEGFNSGTHCWDVEVGENTNWVMGVMTESLQRKGDYTSMSGRWYVGYDDDEYGAYSPPQTSTLLTVKQKLLRIRVQLDWDGGKLSFSDPDNNTHLHTLTHTFTERVFPYFNTACKLSPLRILPVRASVKVEQHSKR, encoded by the exons ATGGATTTCAAATTAGAAGAGGATTTCActtgttctgtgtgctgtgaggtCTTCAAGGACCCAGTTATCCTGTCATGTAGTCACTGCTTCTGTAAAGTCTGTCTGCAGAAGTTCTGGAAAACCAAAATATCCAGggaatgtccagtctgcaggaggaGATCATCAAAGGAACATCCTCCCCCAAATCTGGTTTTAAAGAACCTGTGTGAGACCTTTTTACAGCAGAGAAGTCAGAGAGCTTCAGCAGGGTCTGAGGTGCTCTGCAATCTGCACAGTGAGAAACTCAATCTATTCTGTCTGGAGGAtaagcagcctgtgtgtgtggtgtgtcgggactcaaaaacacataaaacctACAACTTCAGTCCCATTGATGAGGCTGCACTAGATATTAAG gagGAACTCAAGATAAAACTGGAGCCTCTAAGAAATAAATTAAAGACCTTTGAAGAAGTTAAACTCATCTTTGACCAAACAGCAGCGCATATTAAG ACTCAGGCcctaaacacagagaaacagatcaaggaggagtttgagaaggtTCACCAATTTCTAcaagatgaagaggcagccaagatagctgcactgagggaggaagaggagcagaagagtcagatcatgaaggagaagattgagaagatgagcagagagatctcatctctttcagacacaatcagagccataaaagaggagatgggagctgatgacatcagATTCCTGCAGGTAAGAACCA caccgactcctgaatgttattccagagcccagtgcacactgcaggatccagagagggtttcaggacctctgatcaatgtggcaaaacacctgggcaacctgaagttcagagtctgggagaagatgcaggagacTGTCCAATACA ctcctgtgactctggatcccaacactgcacacccatggctcatcctgtctgaggatctgaccagtatGAGACGTGGTGATGAGCAGCAgattcctgataacccagagagatttgatgagtatgccagtgtcctgggctctgagggctttaactcagggacacactgctgggatgtggaggttggagagaacacaAACTGGGTGAtgggtgtgatgacagagtctctccagagaaagggagactATACCTCCATGAGTGGACGGTGGTATGTgggttatgatgatgatgaatatggAGCATATTCTCCACCACAGacctccactctcctcacagtgaagcagaaactcctgaggatcagagtgcagctggactgggacggaggaaagctgtcattctctgaccctgataataacacacatctacacactctcacacacactttcactgagagagtgtttccatacTTTAATACTGCCTGTAAACTCTCTCCTCTGAGGATCTTACCAGTGCGAGCTTCAGTGAAAGTAGAGCAGCACAGCAAGAGATGA